A window of the Cystobacter fuscus genome harbors these coding sequences:
- a CDS encoding RCC1 domain-containing protein: MIVIWRWWAVGIGLLWMAGCGAAGEEVLSQGRSAQAVQSGAWRIAADDHTLALRYDGTVWAWGENGNGELGDGTTLSRSTPAQVPGLSGVLAVAAGRNHSLVLRVDGTVWAWGGNSSGQLGNGTTTSSLVPLQVPGLGGVKAIAAVAYSSFALLSDGTVRAWGRNGFGVLGDGTTSDRYSPVPVLNLSQAVSIAAGGDHAFAVLANGTVMGWGYNYFGQVGDGTTISRTAPVPVKNLTGVSAVSVMGSNSSVARKSDGTVWSWGDNWVGQLGVGSAVSTSPTPVQVPGITTAVAIQSGVGHGMALLADGTLKGWGYNLYGQIGDSTTRTRYTPVLVPGLAQVVHLAAGTLHSLAVTADGKVWAWGDNAQGTLGDGTTTQRLAPVTVVGLPQ; the protein is encoded by the coding sequence GTGATTGTCATCTGGAGATGGTGGGCGGTAGGGATTGGGCTGCTGTGGATGGCGGGCTGCGGCGCGGCGGGTGAAGAGGTGCTGTCCCAGGGGCGGAGTGCCCAAGCGGTACAGAGCGGAGCATGGCGCATCGCCGCGGACGACCATACCCTGGCGCTGCGCTACGACGGGACCGTCTGGGCCTGGGGAGAGAACGGCAACGGAGAGCTTGGAGATGGCACGACACTCTCCAGGAGCACTCCAGCGCAGGTTCCGGGTCTGAGCGGGGTGTTGGCTGTTGCCGCGGGAAGGAATCACTCCCTGGTGTTGCGTGTCGATGGCACGGTCTGGGCCTGGGGCGGCAACTCCTCGGGACAGCTTGGCAACGGGACGACCACCAGCAGTCTGGTGCCGCTCCAGGTGCCGGGCCTCGGTGGCGTGAAAGCCATTGCGGCGGTGGCGTACTCCTCCTTCGCGTTGCTTTCCGATGGAACGGTGCGCGCCTGGGGCCGCAATGGTTTTGGCGTGCTCGGAGACGGGACGACGTCGGATCGCTACTCCCCGGTCCCGGTCCTCAATCTCTCCCAGGCCGTGTCCATCGCGGCCGGTGGTGACCACGCCTTCGCGGTGCTCGCCAACGGCACGGTGATGGGGTGGGGCTATAACTACTTTGGCCAGGTGGGAGACGGCACGACCATCAGCCGCACCGCTCCCGTCCCGGTGAAGAACCTCACGGGCGTGAGCGCCGTCTCCGTGATGGGGAGCAACTCCTCCGTGGCGCGGAAGTCCGACGGAACCGTGTGGAGCTGGGGTGACAACTGGGTCGGACAACTCGGCGTCGGTTCGGCGGTCAGCACCAGCCCCACTCCCGTCCAGGTCCCCGGTATCACCACGGCCGTGGCCATCCAGTCCGGGGTGGGTCACGGAATGGCACTGCTCGCCGACGGTACGTTGAAGGGCTGGGGTTACAACCTCTATGGCCAGATTGGCGACAGCACCACGAGAACCCGCTACACGCCCGTCCTGGTGCCAGGGCTTGCCCAGGTCGTGCATCTTGCCGCCGGTACCCTGCACTCCCTGGCGGTGACCGCTGACGGGAAGGTATGGGCCTGGGGCGACAACGCCCAGGGGACACTCGGAGACGGGACAACGACCCAGCGCCTCGCTCCCGTGACAGTCGTTGGGCTGCCACAGTAG
- a CDS encoding dienelactone hydrolase family protein has protein sequence MPVQSIDIQTADGTMDAKLFSPEGQGPWPGVVMISDAGGTRPAFEAMAQRLASEGYVVLLPHVYYREGRAPLLGQGSMADESFRKRVFALLATLTPERILTDAAAEVGFLTSRPEVKRGGIGVVGYCMGGAVAMRMMAGFPEQVAAAASYHGGHLATDDPRSPHLLADKLRGELYFGHADKDVFMEAASIARLEEALKKAGVTFQSELYEGSGHGFAVNGSPAFTPQASERHWKTMLALFGRTLRV, from the coding sequence ATGCCCGTGCAATCGATTGACATCCAGACTGCCGACGGAACGATGGACGCGAAGCTGTTCTCCCCCGAGGGCCAGGGCCCATGGCCGGGCGTGGTCATGATCTCGGACGCCGGGGGCACCCGTCCCGCGTTCGAGGCGATGGCGCAGCGGCTGGCGTCGGAGGGCTACGTGGTGTTGCTGCCCCACGTCTACTACCGCGAGGGCCGCGCGCCCCTGCTGGGTCAGGGCTCGATGGCGGACGAGTCCTTCCGCAAGCGAGTCTTCGCGCTCCTCGCCACCCTGACGCCCGAGCGCATCCTGACGGATGCTGCCGCGGAGGTGGGCTTCCTCACCTCGCGGCCCGAGGTGAAGAGGGGAGGCATTGGCGTGGTGGGCTACTGCATGGGCGGCGCCGTCGCCATGCGCATGATGGCGGGCTTCCCGGAGCAGGTGGCCGCGGCGGCCTCGTACCACGGCGGACACCTGGCCACGGATGACCCGCGGAGCCCGCACCTGCTCGCGGACAAACTCCGGGGCGAGCTCTATTTCGGCCACGCCGACAAGGATGTCTTCATGGAGGCCGCGTCCATCGCCCGGCTGGAGGAAGCGCTGAAGAAGGCGGGCGTCACCTTCCAATCCGAGCTCTATGAGGGCTCGGGCCATGGCTTCGCCGTGAATGGCTCGCCGGCCTTCACCCCTCAGGCCTCCGAGCGGCACTGGAAGACGATGCTCGCGCTGTTCGGCCGCACCCTGCGCGTCTGA
- a CDS encoding cytochrome P450, whose product MTQINLMSPEVLTNPYPYYAELRRLSPVCQVEPHGMWAVSRYEDVLFVLKNPSLFSSSGFTVAWQPAWVGYNPMANSMITRDPPQHTRLRALLLRAFGPATIARLEPRVRATAERLASGLVDGADFIQTLALPVPAYVISEILGLDHQLLPYFKQWSDDIVAITPSPASPEAAERIRGTIAKLTEYVGKVIEERRRAPADDTVSDLLRAEVEGQRLTDVEIKDFLILLLIAGLESTTNLLGNSLLFLADHPEMMAHLRAEPSLIPSFIEEMLRYDGVAPGVPRLAASDVTLAGVTIPQGSMVFPLMSSANRDERKFPDPDRFDLHRGSQGGLAFGQGAHFCLGAMLARMEVRIVLETVLARFQRVERLLGNIQYQCALTTRGPVALPLRYIPVGG is encoded by the coding sequence ATGACTCAGATCAATTTGATGTCACCCGAAGTCCTCACGAATCCCTACCCCTACTACGCGGAGCTGCGGCGCCTGAGCCCGGTGTGTCAGGTCGAGCCGCATGGCATGTGGGCGGTGTCCCGCTATGAGGACGTGCTCTTCGTTCTCAAGAACCCTTCCCTCTTTTCGTCGTCGGGTTTCACGGTGGCGTGGCAGCCGGCCTGGGTGGGCTACAACCCGATGGCCAATTCAATGATTACCCGGGATCCGCCGCAGCACACGCGGCTGCGTGCCCTGCTGCTGCGTGCGTTCGGACCCGCCACCATCGCCCGCTTGGAGCCACGCGTGCGGGCCACCGCCGAGAGGCTCGCGAGCGGTCTCGTGGACGGCGCTGACTTCATCCAGACGCTGGCGTTGCCCGTGCCCGCGTATGTCATCAGCGAGATCCTCGGGCTCGATCACCAGCTCCTTCCCTATTTCAAGCAGTGGTCCGATGACATCGTCGCGATCACTCCCTCCCCCGCGTCTCCCGAAGCCGCCGAGCGCATTCGCGGCACCATCGCGAAGCTGACGGAGTATGTGGGGAAGGTGATCGAAGAGCGGCGCCGCGCGCCCGCGGACGACACGGTGAGCGATCTGCTGCGCGCGGAGGTGGAGGGACAGCGGTTGACGGACGTGGAGATCAAGGACTTCCTCATCCTCCTCTTGATCGCCGGACTGGAGTCCACCACGAACCTCCTCGGCAACTCGCTCCTCTTCCTCGCCGACCATCCCGAGATGATGGCCCACCTGCGGGCCGAGCCCTCGCTGATTCCGTCGTTCATCGAGGAGATGCTCCGCTACGACGGCGTGGCGCCGGGGGTTCCCCGGCTCGCGGCCAGCGACGTCACGCTCGCGGGAGTGACCATTCCGCAAGGCTCGATGGTGTTCCCGCTCATGTCCTCCGCCAATCGAGACGAGCGGAAATTTCCGGATCCGGATCGCTTCGATCTGCACCGGGGCTCCCAGGGCGGCCTCGCGTTCGGACAAGGCGCTCATTTCTGCCTGGGTGCGATGCTCGCTCGGATGGAGGTGCGAATCGTCCTGGAGACGGTGCTCGCGCGCTTCCAGCGGGTGGAGCGGCTCCTGGGGAACATTCAATACCAGTGCGCGCTCACGACGCGCGGGCCCGTCGCGCTGCCGCTCCGGTACATCCCCGTCGGTGGTTGA
- a CDS encoding biotin transporter BioY, with protein sequence MVSPRPSGSPPPRVLADVFARTRVHDGALVLGAALFTALLAQVAIEVPGSPVPITGQTLAVVLMAAALGPVRGMAGQLAYVLLGAVGLPFYSKGASGWAQVLGPTGGYLVGFIPAAFLVGLAARHGFDRVAWKAVPLFLAGQLVILAIGVPWLCVAAPLDLATALHKGFLPFLPGGLLKATLAGLWMPLAWRLIQPREP encoded by the coding sequence ATGGTGTCTCCACGCCCCTCTGGTTCTCCACCACCTCGCGTCCTGGCCGACGTCTTCGCACGCACGCGCGTCCATGATGGGGCGCTCGTGCTTGGCGCCGCGCTGTTCACCGCGTTGCTCGCGCAGGTCGCCATCGAGGTGCCGGGCTCCCCGGTGCCGATCACGGGCCAGACGCTCGCGGTCGTCCTCATGGCCGCCGCGCTCGGGCCCGTGCGTGGCATGGCCGGGCAGCTCGCCTACGTCCTGCTCGGGGCGGTGGGACTGCCGTTCTATTCCAAGGGGGCCAGCGGCTGGGCACAGGTGCTCGGGCCGACCGGCGGCTACCTGGTGGGCTTCATCCCCGCGGCCTTCCTCGTGGGCCTCGCGGCGCGGCACGGCTTCGACAGGGTGGCATGGAAGGCGGTCCCGCTCTTCCTCGCTGGCCAGCTCGTCATCCTGGCCATCGGCGTGCCCTGGCTCTGTGTGGCGGCCCCGCTCGACCTCGCCACGGCCCTGCACAAGGGCTTCCTGCCCTTCCTCCCCGGTGGGTTGCTCAAGGCAACCCTCGCCGGCCTGTGGATGCCCCTCGCCTGGAGGCTCATACAGCCTCGCGAGCCATGA
- a CDS encoding WD40 repeat domain-containing protein: MHLVDHHEARCLALSADGTLLATGGMDGLRLWSAQQGTPLAVRADVGPVNALCFTPEGEHLLIGGRDGTLRRWAFPSGADVQRVQWEQPVIALAVTAHGGHIAVGLGTKSTPAGTHVVVLAPGGTPVELLSQDETQGHWSLAFSPDGRTLAALNVDGHTTESAFFAVVEVATGTLLQQRLVGTLHYSGSVSFSPAGHLAVAPNPWRDSSGGVGATGFAVLENSQSPTPLLTSWWEHETVFLPDGSLVGRSWSALHFRPHLHDKVSASLTLPEGGPEVTLLTAATSAPVVATAVGDNRVLVGSVDELLRHAEAHE; the protein is encoded by the coding sequence ATGCACCTGGTGGACCATCACGAGGCACGCTGTCTTGCTTTGAGTGCGGACGGCACGCTCCTGGCGACAGGGGGGATGGACGGACTCCGGTTGTGGAGCGCGCAGCAGGGGACCCCACTGGCAGTTCGCGCCGACGTGGGCCCGGTCAATGCGCTGTGCTTCACGCCCGAGGGGGAGCACCTGCTCATCGGCGGGCGGGACGGGACACTCCGGCGCTGGGCCTTCCCCTCTGGCGCGGATGTGCAGCGCGTGCAGTGGGAGCAGCCCGTCATCGCCCTGGCAGTGACTGCACACGGCGGCCACATCGCCGTGGGGCTGGGAACAAAGAGCACTCCCGCTGGCACCCACGTGGTCGTGCTCGCCCCGGGTGGAACCCCTGTCGAGCTGCTGTCTCAGGACGAGACCCAAGGCCACTGGTCCCTTGCGTTCTCTCCGGACGGTCGGACCCTGGCGGCACTCAACGTCGATGGGCATACCACGGAGAGCGCCTTCTTCGCCGTGGTGGAGGTGGCGACGGGCACCCTCCTGCAGCAACGTCTCGTGGGAACGCTGCACTACTCAGGCTCGGTATCGTTCAGCCCGGCCGGGCACCTGGCGGTAGCTCCAAACCCGTGGAGGGACAGCAGCGGAGGAGTCGGGGCAACCGGCTTCGCGGTGCTCGAGAACAGCCAGAGCCCGACGCCTCTTCTGACGTCCTGGTGGGAACACGAAACGGTGTTCCTGCCCGACGGCAGCCTCGTTGGCCGGAGCTGGAGCGCGCTCCACTTCCGCCCTCATCTGCACGACAAGGTCAGCGCCTCCCTGACTCTGCCAGAGGGAGGGCCCGAGGTAACGCTCCTCACGGCGGCCACGAGCGCACCGGTGGTGGCCACGGCCGTGGGAGACAACCGGGTGCTGGTGGGCTCCGTGGACGAGCTGCTGCGCCATGCCGAGGCGCATGAGTGA
- the preA gene encoding NAD-dependent dihydropyrimidine dehydrogenase subunit PreA, translating to MNPSLKITVCGIEFENPFLLGSGPPGTNARVIAKSFDLGWGGVVCKTISLDASKVINTAPRYAKVKAREDDKVVVGFENIELVSDRPFSTWLEELRQLKKAYPHKVLVASIMEEYNKEAWQTIVREVQETGVDAFELNLSCPHGLPERRMGAAMGQDPSICEEVVGWVKEVSRIPVWAKMTPNVGDPVLSARASARAGADGLSTINTILSIAGVDLRTLRPMPTVEGYSVPGGYSGQAVRPIALRHVMEVARALPGMPLSGMGGIETGYDAAQFLLLGSHTVQVCTGAMLQGYEVIAKLKEELQEVLSKHELASVRELVGKSLPYFTTHADLVERQRAAKAAKVTGGKDNETWKGEIKRETDSLTSG from the coding sequence GTGAATCCCTCGCTGAAGATCACTGTGTGTGGCATCGAGTTCGAGAACCCCTTCCTCCTGGGGTCGGGGCCACCGGGCACCAACGCCCGGGTGATCGCCAAGTCCTTCGATCTGGGTTGGGGCGGAGTGGTGTGCAAGACTATCAGCCTGGACGCCTCGAAGGTGATCAACACCGCGCCCCGCTACGCCAAGGTGAAGGCGCGCGAGGATGACAAGGTGGTGGTGGGCTTCGAAAACATCGAGCTCGTCTCCGATCGGCCCTTCTCCACCTGGCTGGAGGAACTGCGCCAGCTCAAGAAGGCATACCCCCACAAGGTGCTGGTGGCCTCCATCATGGAGGAGTACAACAAGGAGGCTTGGCAGACGATCGTCCGCGAGGTGCAGGAGACAGGGGTGGACGCCTTCGAGCTGAACCTTTCCTGTCCGCACGGCCTGCCCGAGCGACGGATGGGCGCGGCCATGGGCCAGGACCCCAGCATCTGCGAGGAAGTGGTGGGTTGGGTCAAGGAGGTCTCGCGCATCCCGGTCTGGGCGAAGATGACGCCCAACGTGGGGGACCCGGTGTTGTCGGCCCGGGCATCGGCGAGGGCGGGGGCTGATGGACTCTCCACCATCAACACCATCCTCTCCATCGCGGGGGTGGATCTGCGGACGTTGCGGCCCATGCCCACCGTGGAGGGCTACTCCGTGCCGGGCGGCTACTCGGGCCAGGCGGTGCGGCCCATCGCGCTGCGGCACGTAATGGAGGTGGCCCGCGCGCTTCCCGGCATGCCCCTCTCCGGGATGGGCGGCATCGAGACCGGCTACGACGCCGCCCAGTTCCTGCTGCTCGGCTCGCACACCGTGCAGGTGTGCACCGGCGCCATGCTCCAGGGCTACGAGGTCATCGCCAAACTCAAGGAGGAATTGCAGGAGGTGCTGAGCAAGCACGAGCTCGCGTCGGTGCGCGAGCTCGTCGGCAAGAGCCTCCCGTATTTCACCACCCACGCGGACTTGGTGGAGCGCCAGCGCGCGGCCAAGGCAGCCAAGGTGACTGGGGGCAAGGACAACGAGACGTGGAAGGGCGAGATCAAGCGGGAGACGGACTCGCTCACCAGCGGGTAA
- a CDS encoding alpha/beta fold hydrolase, with protein sequence MFEITHRIVQTNGIHLHIAEAGQGPLVLLLHGWPESWYSWRHQIPALAAAGYHVVAPDVRGYGQSDKPWEIEAYSMKQLLADCTGLLDTLGEKTAVIVGHDWGAAMAWTSAALHPERYRAVVSMSVPHLGRSPQPPTQLFRHMFQDTWFYILYFQQPGVAEAEFEADVAKALRTIYTGTPGYDPMSPVVRAKKPGDGYLAGLEAPSTLPAWLTEEDLAYFVKEFSRGGFRSSLNRYRNMDRDWEELPELATMKIHQPALFVIGEQDPGRAFAPVEPMKALVPHLHEPVIVPGAGHWVQQERPAEVNAALLSFLKGLPP encoded by the coding sequence ATGTTTGAAATCACCCACCGCATCGTTCAGACCAACGGCATCCACCTGCACATCGCCGAGGCCGGCCAGGGTCCCCTGGTGCTGCTGCTCCATGGCTGGCCGGAGTCCTGGTACTCGTGGCGCCACCAGATCCCCGCGCTCGCCGCCGCCGGTTACCACGTCGTGGCCCCCGATGTGCGCGGCTACGGCCAGAGCGACAAGCCCTGGGAGATCGAGGCGTACAGCATGAAGCAGCTGCTCGCCGACTGCACCGGCCTGCTCGATACCCTCGGGGAGAAGACCGCCGTCATCGTCGGCCACGACTGGGGCGCGGCGATGGCGTGGACCAGCGCCGCGCTCCACCCCGAGCGCTACCGCGCGGTCGTCAGCATGAGTGTGCCGCACCTCGGCCGCTCGCCCCAGCCGCCCACGCAGCTCTTCCGGCACATGTTCCAGGACACCTGGTTCTACATCCTCTACTTCCAGCAGCCCGGCGTCGCCGAGGCGGAGTTCGAGGCGGATGTCGCGAAGGCGCTACGCACCATCTACACCGGCACTCCCGGCTACGATCCCATGTCACCGGTCGTGCGCGCGAAGAAGCCAGGCGACGGCTACCTCGCTGGCCTCGAGGCCCCCTCCACCCTGCCCGCCTGGCTCACGGAAGAGGACCTCGCGTACTTCGTGAAGGAGTTCTCCCGCGGTGGCTTCCGCAGCAGCCTCAACCGTTACCGCAACATGGACCGGGATTGGGAGGAATTGCCCGAGCTCGCCACGATGAAGATCCATCAGCCCGCGCTCTTCGTCATCGGTGAACAGGACCCGGGACGCGCCTTCGCGCCGGTCGAGCCGATGAAGGCCCTGGTGCCTCACCTCCACGAGCCGGTCATCGTCCCGGGCGCGGGCCACTGGGTCCAACAGGAGCGCCCCGCCGAGGTCAATGCCGCGCTCCTCTCCTTCCTGAAAGGATTGCCCCCCTGA
- a CDS encoding TIM-barrel domain-containing protein, translating into MQSRAVLRRGAGRARTFALLAAIASASAACTAPATPPDAPQPPDAPQSPVSNTAVISGKARFEVLSPTLIRTEYAGDARFLDAPTFNAIGRGGFGKTSFTTRTEDGWLVIDTGALTLRYKVGSGQFTDENLVVRLKAGTQDVEARPWASRVIPTCALGVLCEAEGLVLEGISEARDHTGFTGTGFAAGFEGTGTRVTFQVAPAAGGSYVLDLRYANGLGDPRTLTLTVDGGSARQFSLPRTGNWDSWGHLSLPLDLIAGPHVVALTRTRSDTGQLNIDSLALLKSGDAYPQAPRTCGFGALCEAEALALTGLMHLATDHLNYTGNGFAAGFEGVGDSIGFAIDAPAAGDYELTARYANGFASQAGVTLRVEGGSSPPVSMPPTGSWDAWKPVTVPVHLAAGTNHVTLVRQATDAGNVNIDSLAIGPAGTGLPAPGSTAGGVCGFGGICEAESAGLSGGARTAKDHNGYSGKGFAAGLDVTGSRMTVRAVGVPAAGTYSLQLRYSRGLKTPGAVTVQAGTGAASTLTLPTTSDWDSWRTVRTDVTLPSGTSDVRLSCPQAGGCAVNVDTVALTKTDAPLLAPHAALGGYRRGLDAFDGDKGSAILNPGLLYQDGWSLLDDTASAEYDPASRKLTPRAAHPGGYQDGYVFGYGQDYPRALGDLATLTGPSKLLPRWAYGVWFSEYLDFTAADFQEGLLPRFRAEGVPLDVLVVDTNFKAGNYWNGWEIDTSKFPDPEGFFDWARSQGLRTTLNIHPSILRTDPRFAAAQATAKGKLTRHTGGCSGEASECYTFDFGDADQLKAFFGLHDTMTQQGTDFWWLDWCCDASEANIDGVTGDAWINQQYTDYTNSSIGRGFAFSRAFGSLQAGGYSNPTAVPTGPWADKRTTLPFTGDTTSTWGTLAAEIGFTSGEGIATGLSAISHDIGGHNGGLWGIPGSDVVHGQRTDKLPDDLYARWVQFGTFQPIDRLHSNHGDRLPWQYPGAGGASAKKFLNLREALVPYTYTLAREAEATGVPVVRPTYLAYPTEQDAYATAGSEYLYGSDVLVAPVTTPGNTATTPVWFPPGSSWTDWFTGKTYAGGTTQSLTTGLDTMPVFVRSGGIVPTRSKDVTNDVQNPLDAVTLTVAAGATGHASLFEDDGTTSDRTQSTRTDIRYTEDGQSAALRVDGPVGSFAGQVQKRAWTVRFVGAREPESVTLDGKAAPAGSWTWDVASRVLTVKVAERPTSQAVDVAYRYR; encoded by the coding sequence ATGCAAAGTCGCGCTGTACTCAGGAGAGGAGCGGGCCGCGCGCGTACGTTCGCGCTGCTCGCAGCGATCGCGTCAGCCTCGGCGGCTTGCACTGCGCCCGCGACGCCCCCGGACGCCCCACAGCCCCCGGACGCCCCGCAGTCCCCGGTCTCCAATACGGCTGTCATCTCGGGCAAGGCCCGCTTCGAGGTGCTCAGCCCCACGCTCATCCGCACGGAGTACGCGGGTGACGCCCGCTTCCTCGACGCCCCGACCTTCAACGCCATCGGGCGGGGCGGCTTCGGCAAGACGAGCTTCACGACTCGTACCGAGGACGGCTGGCTCGTCATCGACACCGGCGCGCTGACGCTGCGCTACAAGGTGGGCTCCGGCCAGTTCACCGACGAGAACCTCGTCGTCAGGTTGAAGGCCGGCACGCAGGACGTCGAGGCGCGCCCCTGGGCGAGCCGGGTCATCCCGACTTGCGCGCTCGGCGTGCTCTGCGAGGCAGAGGGCCTCGTGCTCGAAGGCATCAGCGAGGCGCGCGACCACACCGGCTTCACCGGCACCGGCTTCGCCGCGGGCTTCGAAGGGACCGGGACCCGCGTCACCTTCCAGGTCGCGCCCGCGGCGGGCGGCTCCTACGTCCTGGACCTGCGCTACGCGAACGGACTCGGCGACCCGCGCACGCTCACGCTCACGGTCGACGGCGGGTCGGCGCGCCAGTTCTCGCTGCCGCGCACCGGCAACTGGGACTCCTGGGGCCACCTGTCACTGCCCCTCGACCTGATCGCCGGGCCGCACGTGGTTGCCCTGACACGCACCAGGTCGGACACGGGCCAGCTCAACATCGACAGCCTCGCGCTGCTCAAGTCCGGCGACGCGTACCCGCAGGCGCCGAGGACCTGCGGTTTCGGAGCGCTCTGCGAGGCCGAGGCGCTCGCGCTCACCGGCCTGATGCACCTGGCGACCGACCACCTCAACTACACCGGCAACGGGTTCGCCGCGGGCTTCGAGGGCGTGGGTGACTCGATTGGCTTCGCCATCGACGCGCCCGCCGCCGGCGACTACGAGCTGACCGCCCGCTACGCCAACGGCTTCGCGTCGCAGGCCGGCGTGACGCTGAGGGTCGAGGGCGGTTCGAGCCCCCCCGTCTCCATGCCGCCCACGGGCAGCTGGGACGCCTGGAAGCCCGTCACCGTGCCGGTGCACCTCGCGGCCGGCACCAACCACGTCACGCTCGTGCGGCAGGCGACCGACGCCGGCAACGTCAACATCGACAGCCTGGCCATCGGCCCGGCCGGCACGGGCCTTCCCGCGCCGGGCAGCACGGCGGGTGGGGTCTGCGGCTTCGGCGGCATCTGTGAGGCGGAGTCCGCGGGCCTGTCCGGCGGCGCGAGGACCGCCAAGGATCACAACGGCTACAGCGGCAAGGGGTTCGCGGCGGGGCTCGACGTCACCGGCTCGCGGATGACCGTGCGCGCGGTCGGCGTTCCGGCGGCTGGCACGTACTCGCTGCAACTGCGCTACTCCCGCGGGCTGAAGACGCCGGGCGCGGTAACCGTGCAGGCAGGTACGGGCGCGGCCTCCACCCTCACGCTGCCGACCACGAGCGACTGGGACAGCTGGCGCACGGTGCGTACGGACGTCACCCTCCCCAGCGGCACCAGCGACGTGCGCCTGAGCTGCCCGCAGGCCGGCGGGTGCGCGGTCAACGTCGACACCGTGGCGCTGACGAAGACCGACGCGCCGCTGCTCGCGCCGCACGCCGCGCTCGGCGGCTACCGGCGTGGCCTCGACGCCTTCGACGGCGACAAGGGCAGCGCGATCCTCAACCCGGGGCTTCTCTACCAGGACGGCTGGTCGCTGCTGGACGACACCGCCTCGGCGGAGTACGACCCGGCGTCGCGCAAGCTCACTCCCCGCGCCGCGCACCCGGGCGGCTACCAGGACGGCTACGTCTTCGGCTACGGCCAGGACTACCCACGGGCCCTCGGCGACCTCGCGACGCTCACGGGTCCGTCGAAGCTGCTGCCGCGCTGGGCATACGGCGTCTGGTTCTCCGAGTACCTCGACTTCACCGCGGCCGACTTCCAGGAGGGTCTGCTCCCGAGGTTCCGCGCGGAGGGCGTGCCCCTCGACGTCCTCGTCGTCGACACCAACTTCAAGGCCGGCAACTACTGGAACGGCTGGGAGATCGACACCAGCAAGTTCCCCGACCCCGAGGGGTTCTTCGACTGGGCGCGCTCGCAGGGCCTGCGCACGACCCTGAACATCCATCCCAGCATCCTGCGGACCGACCCGCGGTTCGCGGCCGCGCAGGCGACCGCGAAGGGCAAGCTCACCCGGCACACCGGCGGCTGCTCGGGCGAGGCCTCCGAGTGCTACACCTTCGACTTCGGCGATGCTGACCAGTTGAAGGCGTTCTTCGGCCTGCACGACACGATGACGCAGCAGGGCACCGACTTCTGGTGGCTCGACTGGTGCTGCGACGCCAGCGAGGCCAACATCGACGGCGTCACCGGCGACGCGTGGATCAACCAGCAGTACACCGACTACACGAACTCCAGCATCGGCCGCGGCTTCGCGTTCTCCCGCGCGTTCGGCTCGCTGCAGGCGGGCGGCTACAGCAACCCGACCGCGGTGCCGACCGGGCCGTGGGCGGACAAGCGCACGACGCTGCCCTTCACCGGTGACACCACCTCGACGTGGGGGACCCTCGCGGCCGAGATCGGCTTCACCTCCGGCGAGGGCATTGCCACCGGCCTGTCGGCGATCAGCCACGACATCGGCGGGCACAACGGCGGCCTGTGGGGCATCCCCGGCTCGGACGTCGTCCACGGTCAGCGCACGGACAAGCTGCCCGACGACCTGTACGCCCGCTGGGTCCAGTTCGGCACCTTCCAGCCGATTGATCGCCTGCACAGCAACCACGGCGACCGGCTGCCCTGGCAGTACCCGGGCGCCGGGGGTGCGTCGGCGAAGAAGTTCCTCAACCTGCGCGAGGCGCTCGTGCCGTACACCTACACGCTCGCGCGTGAGGCGGAGGCGACCGGCGTCCCGGTGGTGCGGCCGACGTACCTCGCGTACCCGACCGAGCAGGACGCGTACGCGACGGCCGGCAGCGAGTACCTGTACGGCTCGGACGTGCTCGTCGCGCCGGTGACCACGCCCGGGAACACCGCCACGACCCCGGTGTGGTTCCCGCCGGGCAGCTCGTGGACCGACTGGTTCACCGGCAAGACGTACGCGGGCGGCACGACCCAGAGCCTCACCACCGGGCTGGACACCATGCCGGTGTTCGTCAGGTCCGGCGGGATCGTGCCCACGCGCAGCAAGGACGTCACCAACGACGTCCAGAACCCGCTGGACGCGGTCACGCTCACGGTGGCGGCGGGAGCGACGGGGCACGCCAGCCTCTTCGAGGACGACGGCACGACCTCCGACCGCACGCAGAGCACCCGCACGGACATCCGCTACACCGAGGACGGCCAAAGCGCGGCGCTCCGTGTCGACGGGCCTGTCGGGTCGTTCGCCGGGCAGGTGCAGAAGCGCGCGTGGACGGTGCGGTTCGTGGGTGCGCGGGAGCCGGAGTCGGTGACCCTCGACGGCAAGGCGGCGCCGGCGGGCAGCTGGACCTGGGACGTCGCGAGCCGCGTCCTGACGGTCAAGGTGGCCGAGCGTCCGACGAGCCAGGCTGTGGACGTGGCCTACCGGTACAGGTAG